In Horticoccus luteus, the following proteins share a genomic window:
- a CDS encoding glycosyltransferase, with the protein MSSVTETASPATSPMRAHFDWVATHDARARRIQGGFHAQLRALFRHRIPEGERVLECGCGAGDLLAALRPARGVGVDFSAAMVAKARARHAEAPALTFQEHDIEAGPIAETFDHIVLDYLTGYVGDIQAVLQHLQASAHARTRLHVTSLNTLWRGPLRLAVGAKAVMRQPPSNWLTHSDLFNLLELADWEVVSFERVQLLPFQVPLLSAFFNRFLVRLPLVRHFGITLMITARPRRAPELRGAVSCSVVVPARNESGNIAAALARIPVLGRGTEIIFVEGNSRDDTWAAIQREVAAYHGPHHVRMMQQPGRGKWDAVRTGLAVAQGDVLVIQDADLTAPPEDLAKFYAAVASGRAEFANGSRLVYPREEKAMRFLNLLGNKFFALTLSYVLGQPVKDSLCGTKMMLRADYEKLCRRIAPFGDFDPFGDFNFLFGSALLGLRIRDIPVRYRDRTYGETNISRFRHGWVLLKMTWFGLRKLKWH; encoded by the coding sequence ATGTCTTCCGTAACAGAAACCGCTTCCCCGGCCACGTCGCCCATGCGCGCGCATTTCGACTGGGTCGCCACCCACGACGCACGGGCGCGGCGGATCCAAGGCGGGTTTCACGCGCAGCTCCGGGCTTTGTTTCGCCATCGTATCCCGGAAGGTGAGCGTGTGCTGGAGTGTGGCTGCGGGGCGGGCGACTTGCTGGCGGCACTGCGCCCGGCGCGGGGCGTGGGCGTCGATTTCAGCGCGGCGATGGTGGCAAAGGCGCGGGCGCGGCACGCGGAGGCACCGGCGCTGACATTTCAGGAGCACGATATCGAGGCCGGTCCGATCGCGGAGACATTCGACCATATCGTGCTCGATTATCTGACCGGTTACGTGGGCGACATCCAGGCGGTGCTGCAACATCTCCAAGCCTCGGCGCACGCCCGCACGCGGCTGCATGTCACTTCGCTGAATACGCTCTGGCGCGGGCCGCTCAGACTCGCGGTGGGGGCGAAGGCGGTGATGCGCCAGCCGCCCAGCAACTGGCTCACGCACTCCGATTTGTTCAACCTGCTCGAACTCGCGGATTGGGAAGTGGTGAGCTTCGAGCGCGTGCAACTGCTGCCGTTTCAAGTCCCGCTGCTCTCGGCGTTTTTCAATCGCTTCCTGGTGCGTCTGCCGCTTGTGCGGCATTTCGGGATCACGCTGATGATCACGGCGCGTCCGCGGCGGGCGCCGGAGTTGCGCGGCGCGGTGTCATGTTCGGTGGTGGTGCCGGCGCGAAACGAATCCGGCAACATTGCAGCGGCGCTGGCGCGGATCCCGGTGCTCGGTCGGGGCACGGAGATTATTTTTGTGGAAGGCAACAGCCGCGACGACACCTGGGCCGCCATTCAGCGGGAGGTCGCTGCGTATCATGGACCGCATCACGTGCGCATGATGCAGCAACCGGGGAGAGGGAAATGGGATGCGGTGCGCACGGGCCTCGCGGTGGCGCAAGGCGATGTGCTGGTGATTCAGGATGCCGACCTCACCGCGCCGCCGGAAGACCTGGCGAAGTTTTATGCGGCGGTGGCGTCGGGTCGGGCAGAGTTCGCGAATGGCAGCCGGCTGGTCTATCCGCGGGAGGAGAAGGCCATGCGTTTCCTGAATCTGTTGGGGAATAAGTTTTTTGCGCTCACGCTGAGTTATGTGCTCGGGCAGCCGGTGAAGGACAGTCTGTGCGGCACCAAGATGATGTTGCGCGCGGATTACGAGAAGCTGTGTCGCCGCATCGCTCCGTTTGGGGACTTCGATCCGTTTGGCGATTTCAACTTCCTCTTCGGCTCGGCCCTGCTGGGTTTGCGCATCCGCGATATTCCGGTGCGTTACCGTGATCGCACCTACGGCGAGACGAACATCTCGCGTTTCCGGCATGGCTGGGTGCTGCTGAAAATGACGTGGTTCGGCCTGCGCAAATTGAAGTGGCATTGA
- a CDS encoding glycosyltransferase family 39 protein — MLARADVRLACFGLAGVGAVYLGFLGLSVMTAEAVVKRGGYYVMFVTFVLCGAVLWRWWRRRSAVREGLTGRQRWLVAGTIAGLSLLAINAEPYRSKILNDEFVLQSTAFNMHFFREVATMVRGYEVEGVFISTNNYLDKRPYFYPFVVSLAHDLTGYRPLNAYVVNSLLLPLALLLAFVVGRQLTGWRGGLLAVLLLGGLPLLGQNATGSGMELLNVVMILATLAIAGAYLARPSEEAVAALALTAVLLAQSRYESALYAAPVAVVVLLGWWRAQRVILPWAAIVAPLLLIPCALQNKVLSNSPLLWELKEETTTRFSLSYLQDNAISAAKFLFNTSPELANSLLLSVLGGLGMVWLAWRASRRRRGGQPWSGAQWALLCFSAAIVGNTVLVFCYYWSSFADRMASRFSLPLNLLLAFAAVLLVAGIERRGRALTWLCGAAACFVLGVTTTRYAFHYYSHLGIDEIEWERRLVRSLPAGERLIITNKSSLPWLLEERPAIMIDRAKLVADRLHYQLQRPRFHEILVIQSLRPASANGDHQLVPEELLPESFKLQLLAEKRFGTKIDRVSRLVAIDPAPKPPSAVSTKGAGSS; from the coding sequence TTGCTTGCGCGAGCGGACGTGCGGCTGGCGTGTTTCGGGCTCGCGGGTGTTGGCGCGGTGTATCTGGGGTTTCTCGGGTTGTCGGTGATGACGGCGGAGGCGGTCGTAAAGCGCGGAGGCTATTACGTGATGTTCGTGACCTTCGTGCTCTGCGGCGCGGTCTTGTGGCGTTGGTGGCGGCGCCGTTCCGCGGTGCGGGAGGGGTTGACGGGGCGGCAACGCTGGCTGGTGGCGGGCACGATCGCGGGGCTCTCGCTGCTCGCGATCAACGCGGAGCCGTATCGCAGCAAAATTCTCAACGACGAGTTCGTGCTGCAATCGACGGCGTTCAACATGCATTTTTTTCGCGAAGTCGCGACGATGGTGCGGGGCTACGAGGTGGAAGGAGTTTTCATCTCGACCAACAACTACCTCGATAAACGGCCATATTTTTACCCGTTCGTCGTGTCGCTGGCGCATGATCTCACGGGCTATCGGCCGCTGAATGCCTATGTCGTCAACTCGCTGCTGCTGCCGCTCGCGCTCCTGCTGGCCTTTGTGGTGGGGCGTCAACTGACGGGTTGGCGCGGCGGATTGCTGGCGGTGCTGTTGCTGGGCGGACTGCCGCTGCTGGGGCAGAACGCGACGGGCTCGGGAATGGAGTTGTTGAATGTGGTGATGATCCTGGCGACGCTCGCGATCGCGGGCGCTTACCTCGCGCGGCCGTCGGAAGAAGCGGTGGCGGCGCTGGCGTTGACGGCGGTGCTGCTGGCGCAGTCGCGCTACGAATCGGCTCTTTATGCCGCGCCGGTGGCGGTCGTGGTGCTGCTCGGTTGGTGGCGGGCGCAGCGGGTGATTCTGCCGTGGGCGGCGATTGTGGCGCCGCTGTTGCTCATTCCGTGCGCGCTGCAAAACAAGGTGCTCTCGAATTCGCCGCTGTTGTGGGAGCTGAAGGAGGAAACCACGACGCGGTTCAGCCTGAGTTATCTGCAGGACAACGCGATCAGTGCGGCAAAGTTTCTCTTTAACACGAGTCCGGAACTCGCGAACTCGCTCCTGCTGTCCGTCCTGGGTGGATTGGGGATGGTCTGGTTGGCATGGCGCGCCTCGCGGCGGCGGCGCGGAGGGCAGCCGTGGAGCGGGGCGCAATGGGCGTTGTTATGCTTTTCCGCGGCGATCGTGGGCAACACGGTGCTGGTCTTTTGCTATTACTGGTCGAGTTTCGCGGACCGGATGGCGTCGCGCTTCAGCCTGCCGCTTAATCTGCTGCTGGCATTTGCCGCGGTGTTGCTGGTGGCGGGAATCGAACGTCGCGGACGGGCGCTGACGTGGTTGTGCGGCGCGGCTGCGTGTTTCGTGCTCGGGGTGACGACGACGCGCTACGCGTTTCACTATTACTCACACTTGGGGATCGATGAGATCGAGTGGGAGCGGCGTCTGGTGCGCAGCCTGCCGGCAGGAGAGCGGTTGATCATCACGAACAAGTCTTCGTTGCCTTGGCTGCTCGAGGAACGTCCGGCGATCATGATCGATCGAGCCAAGTTGGTGGCGGATCGGCTGCATTACCAGTTACAGCGGCCGAGGTTTCACGAAATACTGGTGATTCAGTCACTGCGCCCCGCTTCGGCGAACGGCGATCATCAGTTGGTGCCGGAAGAGCTGCTGCCGGAAAGCTTCAAGCTGCAGTTGCTCGCCGAAAAGCGGTTTGGCACCAAAATCGACCGCGTCAGCCGACTCGTCGCGATTGACCCCGCGCCGAAACCTCCGTCGGCGGTCTCGACCAAGGGGGCGGGGTCGTCTTGA
- a CDS encoding glycosyltransferase family 39 protein → MNSLLRHRSLWLLSGTAALALVLGFLTFTPDQSMQLVIYGGYWALLLITVLFGWALWRVLRPAAERWRELRGARKWPAVLVLGCGLVLLVQESFGFKILMDEVMLLGTSMSLHFDKTALVPTRGHDIQGAFQLLSGQLDKRPLFHPFLLSLLHDFTGYRPENAFVLNVLLTFTLLGLVFHVGRRLGGMGAGAAAVLLLTSLPLLSQNATGGGFEILNLVMILVNVALALRYAERLDDDSLNALCLAAVLLALTRYESVLFLLPIAAVIACGWWRQRRLQFTWAVWATPLLLLPVAWHNRVFSARDSAWELAGQPGAAKPFALRYVPDNIQHALNFFFDPSANQGNSLVLSVLGFLALPFLLLWLVKILRRPGANPAVSVAFAWMAVGFLLHGALMMVYFWGKFDDPVIRRLSLPENLFLALAVIVVVAELARRAVAWRVLIGVVVAGMFFSSLPAMARHAYSLEYYVGRETAWRREFIAAHPERDYLVIDANSIIWITHLVSSTPVLQALEHKDLLIFNFQNRTFSNIYVFQRFDVDPKTGALTVQKDDDIGPDYHLATVQERQFSPMRLSRISRVTAIDGGPTTPPTEKPVPLEKLSREEREKVRQAYFEHFIQELP, encoded by the coding sequence ATGAATTCGCTTCTTCGCCACCGCTCCTTGTGGCTTTTGTCCGGCACGGCTGCGCTCGCGCTGGTGCTGGGTTTTCTGACGTTCACGCCGGATCAGAGTATGCAGCTCGTGATCTACGGCGGCTATTGGGCCTTGTTGCTCATCACGGTGTTGTTTGGGTGGGCGCTGTGGCGGGTGCTGCGCCCTGCAGCGGAGCGCTGGCGGGAGCTGCGCGGGGCGAGAAAGTGGCCGGCGGTCCTGGTGCTCGGGTGCGGTCTCGTGCTGCTCGTGCAAGAGAGCTTTGGCTTCAAGATTCTCATGGACGAGGTGATGTTGCTCGGCACGTCGATGAGCCTGCACTTCGACAAGACGGCGCTCGTCCCCACGCGCGGGCACGACATCCAGGGGGCGTTTCAACTCTTGAGCGGACAACTCGACAAGCGTCCGCTGTTTCATCCGTTTCTGCTGTCGCTGCTGCACGATTTCACGGGTTATCGGCCGGAGAATGCATTTGTGCTCAATGTGCTGCTGACGTTCACGCTGCTTGGGCTCGTGTTTCATGTCGGCCGACGACTCGGGGGGATGGGCGCGGGCGCGGCGGCGGTGTTGTTGCTCACCAGTCTGCCGTTGCTCTCGCAAAACGCCACGGGCGGTGGGTTCGAGATTTTGAACTTGGTGATGATTCTGGTGAATGTGGCGCTGGCGCTGCGCTACGCGGAGCGGCTCGACGATGATTCGTTGAACGCGTTGTGCCTCGCGGCGGTGTTGCTGGCGTTGACGCGTTACGAATCGGTGCTGTTTCTGCTGCCGATCGCCGCGGTGATCGCGTGCGGTTGGTGGCGTCAACGCCGGCTGCAGTTCACGTGGGCGGTGTGGGCGACGCCGCTTCTGCTGCTGCCGGTGGCGTGGCACAACCGCGTGTTTTCGGCGCGCGACTCCGCGTGGGAGCTGGCGGGGCAGCCGGGTGCGGCGAAACCGTTCGCGCTGCGCTACGTGCCGGACAACATCCAGCACGCGCTTAATTTCTTCTTCGATCCGAGCGCCAACCAAGGCAATTCGCTGGTGCTTTCGGTGCTCGGATTTCTGGCGCTGCCTTTCCTGTTGCTCTGGTTGGTGAAAATCCTGCGCCGGCCCGGGGCCAATCCGGCCGTGAGCGTGGCCTTTGCGTGGATGGCGGTGGGCTTTCTGCTCCACGGCGCGCTGATGATGGTCTATTTTTGGGGCAAGTTCGACGATCCGGTGATCCGGCGCCTCAGCCTGCCGGAGAATCTGTTTCTCGCGCTGGCGGTGATTGTCGTGGTGGCGGAACTCGCCCGCCGCGCGGTGGCGTGGAGAGTGCTCATCGGGGTGGTCGTGGCGGGCATGTTTTTCTCCTCGCTGCCCGCCATGGCGCGGCACGCTTATTCGTTGGAATACTACGTGGGCCGCGAGACGGCGTGGCGGCGGGAATTCATCGCGGCGCACCCGGAGCGCGACTATCTCGTGATCGATGCGAACTCGATCATCTGGATCACGCATCTGGTTTCCAGCACGCCCGTGCTGCAGGCGCTGGAGCACAAGGATCTGCTCATCTTCAATTTTCAAAATCGCACCTTTTCCAACATCTATGTTTTCCAGCGCTTCGACGTGGATCCGAAGACGGGGGCACTGACCGTGCAGAAGGATGACGACATCGGGCCGGACTACCATCTGGCCACGGTGCAGGAGCGGCAGTTTTCGCCGATGCGGTTGAGTCGGATCAGCCGAGTCACGGCGATCGACGGCGGCCCGACGACGCCGCCGACTGAAAAGCCGGTGCCGCTCGAAAAACTTTCGCGCGAAGAACGCGAGAAAGTGCGGCAGGCGTATTTCGAGCATTTCATCCAAGAACTGCCGTGA
- a CDS encoding prepilin-type N-terminal cleavage/methylation domain-containing protein, whose amino-acid sequence MNKGNRGFTLVEIMIVVVIIGLLAAMAIPAFQKVRQSSQDKAVLNNARQLSGAADQYFLENGVSTAALSDLVGSDKYVKAVNTVASESYPANYTQGVTITISGVAGQRTVTYAP is encoded by the coding sequence ATGAACAAAGGTAATCGGGGCTTCACCCTCGTTGAAATCATGATCGTTGTCGTCATCATCGGCCTCTTGGCCGCCATGGCGATTCCGGCGTTCCAAAAGGTTCGCCAGTCCTCGCAAGACAAAGCCGTCTTGAACAATGCCCGTCAGCTCTCTGGCGCGGCGGACCAATACTTCCTCGAGAACGGTGTCTCGACGGCGGCGTTGAGCGACCTCGTGGGTTCGGACAAATACGTGAAGGCCGTCAACACGGTGGCCAGCGAGTCGTATCCGGCGAACTATACGCAAGGCGTGACCATCACGATCTCGGGTGTGGCCGGCCAGCGCACCGTCACTTACGCCCCGTAA
- a CDS encoding DUF481 domain-containing protein — protein sequence MKQSFDFFHLGRALFFLLLAAVPLRAAELKLANGDRITGTLISRDRGKIHFYSPLLGDLVVSEKQAMVVADDDKAVEALAGLPPIPAKPAVSSASSPEAAPPTADTVPAATETTSPKWKGKIEFGFANQQGRANANNISLRADAEHTDGPDNLRLSGRYLYGKSETTVTSDRQDASFRWRHELSETMFGQTVSSYSSDTIKGIDYDLEQNAGIGYKFLRRPRHTASVGAGVTLQYRAATDLEQSLAYLGELFQDYTYKINGHFTLLQEAGALYAPESRGIATYSGNKLISETDTRSYKLHFNTTLQGKFNERISLNIRYEYEYDSTIADLTARADQRITSSIGYAF from the coding sequence ATGAAGCAATCTTTCGACTTTTTCCACCTCGGGCGCGCGCTTTTCTTTCTGCTGCTCGCCGCTGTTCCGCTGCGCGCCGCGGAATTGAAACTCGCCAACGGCGACCGCATCACCGGCACGCTGATCAGCCGCGACCGCGGTAAAATCCACTTCTATTCGCCTTTGCTCGGCGACCTCGTCGTCAGCGAAAAACAAGCGATGGTCGTGGCCGACGACGACAAAGCGGTGGAAGCGCTCGCCGGACTTCCGCCCATTCCCGCCAAACCCGCCGTGAGTTCCGCCAGCAGTCCCGAGGCCGCCCCGCCGACCGCCGACACCGTGCCCGCGGCCACGGAGACGACCTCTCCGAAATGGAAAGGCAAAATCGAATTCGGCTTCGCCAATCAGCAGGGCCGCGCCAACGCCAACAACATCTCGTTGCGTGCCGATGCCGAACACACCGACGGCCCGGACAATCTTCGCCTCTCCGGACGTTACCTCTACGGAAAGAGCGAAACGACGGTCACCTCCGACCGCCAGGACGCCAGCTTCCGGTGGCGGCACGAACTCTCCGAAACGATGTTCGGCCAGACCGTCTCCAGCTACTCCTCCGACACCATCAAAGGCATCGACTACGACCTCGAGCAAAACGCCGGCATCGGTTACAAGTTCCTCCGCCGTCCCCGCCACACGGCCTCCGTCGGCGCGGGCGTGACGTTGCAATATCGCGCGGCGACCGATCTCGAACAGAGCCTCGCCTACCTCGGCGAGCTGTTTCAGGATTACACTTACAAAATCAATGGCCACTTCACGCTGTTGCAGGAAGCAGGCGCACTTTACGCCCCGGAGTCGCGTGGCATCGCCACCTATTCCGGCAACAAATTGATCTCCGAGACCGACACCCGCAGCTATAAACTGCACTTCAACACCACGTTGCAGGGCAAGTTCAACGAGCGGATCTCGCTCAACATCCGTTACGAATACGAATACGATTCGACGATCGCCGATCTCACCGCTCGCGCCGACCAGCGCATCACGAGCTCGATCGGCTACGCTTTTTAG
- the rsfS gene encoding ribosome silencing factor, translating to MKPKKSSSLELVTLCCRALDGKKAEALRVLDVSELSTITDYLVIATGGSEPHLRALRVELEKAVDAAKTHILGMDTAQESGWLVVDLFDVMVHIFLPAQREHYGLERLWKDAAELPVAKLLAPPKPAAKRRAATAKPAATAAKPRATAAKPRAKKPKK from the coding sequence ATGAAACCCAAGAAATCCTCCTCTCTCGAACTCGTAACGTTGTGCTGTCGCGCGCTCGACGGGAAAAAAGCGGAGGCGTTGCGTGTGCTCGATGTCAGCGAGCTTTCGACGATCACCGATTATCTCGTGATCGCCACGGGTGGCTCGGAACCGCACTTGCGAGCCTTGCGCGTGGAGCTGGAAAAGGCGGTGGATGCGGCGAAGACCCACATTCTCGGCATGGACACCGCGCAGGAGAGCGGCTGGCTCGTCGTCGATCTCTTCGATGTGATGGTGCACATTTTCCTGCCGGCGCAGCGCGAGCACTACGGGCTTGAGCGGTTGTGGAAGGATGCGGCGGAGTTGCCGGTGGCGAAGTTGCTCGCGCCGCCGAAGCCGGCTGCGAAGCGCCGTGCAGCCACCGCGAAGCCTGCGGCGACCGCGGCCAAGCCGCGTGCGACGGCAGCGAAGCCGCGCGCGAAAAAGCCCAAGAAGTAA
- the nadD gene encoding nicotinate-nucleotide adenylyltransferase, which translates to MKIGFLGGSFDPVHFGHLCAAQDAYEQYKLDRLFLVPAAQAPLKPTDVQSSSEDRLAMLRAAVEWDGRFEILDYELRKGGVSYTIDSVRHFREQFPDDELYWIIGGDQLPKMHLWKDVEELAKLVQFIFLERPGHPIRAQPDILGLRLHRCDGHLMSISSTELRDRVKRDLSLDYFVPHKVIVYIRQHGLYR; encoded by the coding sequence GTGAAAATTGGTTTTCTCGGCGGCAGTTTCGATCCCGTGCATTTCGGGCATTTGTGCGCAGCGCAAGATGCCTACGAGCAATACAAGCTGGATCGGCTGTTTCTCGTGCCGGCAGCGCAGGCGCCCTTGAAGCCGACCGATGTGCAATCGTCGTCGGAGGATCGGCTCGCGATGCTTCGCGCCGCCGTGGAGTGGGACGGGCGTTTCGAGATCCTTGATTACGAGCTGCGCAAGGGCGGCGTGAGTTACACTATCGATTCGGTGCGCCATTTCCGGGAGCAGTTTCCCGACGACGAGCTTTATTGGATCATCGGCGGCGACCAACTGCCGAAAATGCATTTGTGGAAGGATGTGGAGGAGCTGGCGAAGCTGGTGCAATTCATCTTTCTGGAGCGTCCGGGGCATCCGATTCGTGCGCAGCCCGACATTCTCGGCCTGCGGTTGCACCGCTGCGACGGCCATCTCATGTCGATCAGCTCCACCGAGCTGCGTGATCGCGTGAAGCGCGATCTCTCGCTCGATTACTTTGTCCCGCACAAGGTGATTGTCTACATCCGGCAACACGGTCTGTATCGCTGA
- a CDS encoding response regulator, whose amino-acid sequence MSSEPILVLYAEDSGDDAFLMQRAFNKVKFPGTLKLVPHGQAAIEFLRDAAGEGGGETVRPTLALLDVKMPLAGGIETLEWIRAHEPWKTMPAVMLTSSSQEIDVEMAYQRGADSYLVKPSNLDDFRELVAALAKFCLEGRKDVLLSLPGAIPPPKRKR is encoded by the coding sequence ATGAGCAGCGAACCGATTCTCGTGCTGTATGCGGAAGACTCGGGAGATGACGCCTTCCTGATGCAGCGAGCCTTCAACAAGGTGAAGTTTCCCGGGACGCTGAAACTCGTGCCGCACGGGCAGGCAGCGATCGAGTTTCTGCGCGACGCGGCGGGCGAGGGCGGGGGGGAGACCGTCCGGCCAACGCTCGCGTTGCTCGACGTGAAGATGCCGTTGGCCGGCGGGATCGAAACGTTGGAGTGGATTCGCGCCCACGAGCCGTGGAAAACCATGCCGGCGGTGATGCTCACGTCGTCGAGTCAGGAAATCGATGTGGAGATGGCCTATCAGCGAGGAGCGGATTCATATTTGGTGAAGCCGTCCAACTTGGATGATTTTCGCGAGCTCGTCGCGGCACTGGCGAAATTTTGCCTGGAAGGACGGAAAGACGTGTTGCTCAGCCTGCCGGGGGCAATCCCGCCTCCGAAACGAAAGCGTTGA
- a CDS encoding PAS domain-containing sensor histidine kinase: MQPLASESTPPRPAAHWLKSKGALGREIEALDWAKTAFGPLATWPEALRFAVNFTMGAGAATAVIWGPEYRMLYNDRYREILGAKHPRSLGSRAPEIFPEVWEELRPLFEQAYRGEAVLIEDMALMLDRGGVSAPAYFSGSYSPIYHDNGEVAGFIATVVETTKRIALEKARAQEFDTILSAIADFAYSFDREGRFVYMNKALLDLWGLPREEAVGKNFYELKHPDELAARLHKQIETVFVTKTQVRDETPFLSPTGVEGYYEYIFSPVFGADGSVMSVAGSTREISARKRMERELQDVQTRMEAALSAGAIGTWSFDVKKNVVVADRILARFFGISEEEARGGPMERYVSAIHPEDRERVSARIAQALEDGQNYEVEYRVVGTDGRLRWLVARGSVQRDGNGEAVSLPGMALDVTERKKLENQIRATITDLEAAKAELERQAAALEETVAERTARLRETVTELEAFSYSISHDLRGPLRVMQSFAQALREDCGAELSDVGQDYIRRIVAAAARMDRVIQDVLVFSRIARTDLALEPIALEEFVPSLLEGYPAFHEAKADIAIEGHLPTVMANAAALTQCLSNLIGNATKFVAPGVRPQVVISGRVENGRAFVAVRDNGIGIPASGHESIFGVFSRLASGYEGTGIGLAIVRKAVERMGGAIHVESEVGRGSTFTFELAAATPA, translated from the coding sequence ATGCAGCCACTGGCTTCCGAATCCACGCCGCCGCGGCCCGCCGCTCATTGGTTAAAATCCAAGGGTGCGCTGGGCCGGGAGATCGAGGCGCTCGACTGGGCGAAGACGGCGTTTGGGCCGCTGGCGACCTGGCCGGAGGCGTTGCGCTTCGCCGTCAATTTCACGATGGGCGCAGGGGCGGCGACGGCGGTGATCTGGGGGCCGGAATATCGGATGCTCTATAACGATCGTTACCGTGAGATCCTGGGGGCCAAGCATCCGCGCTCGCTGGGCAGCCGGGCGCCGGAAATCTTCCCGGAAGTGTGGGAGGAACTCCGCCCGCTTTTTGAGCAAGCCTACCGCGGCGAGGCGGTGCTCATCGAAGACATGGCGCTGATGCTGGACCGCGGGGGCGTGAGCGCGCCGGCTTATTTCTCGGGCAGCTACAGTCCGATCTACCACGACAACGGCGAGGTGGCGGGTTTCATTGCGACGGTGGTCGAGACAACCAAGCGCATCGCCCTGGAAAAGGCGCGCGCGCAAGAATTCGACACGATTCTTTCGGCCATCGCCGATTTCGCCTACAGTTTTGATCGGGAGGGGCGGTTTGTGTATATGAATAAGGCGTTGCTGGACTTGTGGGGGTTGCCGCGGGAAGAGGCGGTCGGGAAGAATTTCTACGAACTGAAACATCCGGACGAGCTCGCGGCGCGCCTCCATAAGCAGATCGAGACGGTGTTTGTGACGAAGACGCAGGTGCGCGACGAAACGCCGTTTCTGAGTCCCACGGGGGTGGAGGGCTATTACGAATACATCTTCAGCCCGGTATTCGGGGCGGATGGCTCGGTGATGTCGGTCGCGGGATCGACGCGGGAGATCTCCGCGCGCAAGCGAATGGAGCGGGAACTGCAGGACGTGCAAACGCGGATGGAGGCGGCGTTGTCGGCGGGCGCGATCGGCACCTGGTCCTTCGATGTGAAGAAAAACGTGGTGGTGGCGGACCGCATTCTCGCGCGTTTTTTTGGAATTTCGGAGGAAGAGGCGCGGGGTGGCCCGATGGAGCGATACGTGAGCGCCATCCATCCGGAGGACCGCGAGCGGGTGAGCGCGCGAATTGCGCAGGCGCTGGAGGATGGGCAGAACTACGAGGTGGAATACCGCGTGGTAGGGACGGACGGCCGGCTGCGCTGGCTCGTGGCGCGCGGTTCGGTGCAACGCGATGGGAACGGCGAGGCAGTGAGCCTGCCAGGGATGGCGCTGGACGTGACGGAGCGGAAGAAGCTGGAGAACCAAATCCGTGCGACGATCACCGACTTGGAGGCGGCGAAGGCGGAGTTGGAGCGGCAGGCAGCGGCGCTGGAGGAAACCGTGGCGGAGCGGACGGCGCGGTTGCGGGAAACGGTCACCGAGCTGGAGGCGTTTTCCTATTCGATTTCGCACGATTTGCGCGGACCGTTGCGGGTGATGCAGAGCTTCGCGCAGGCGTTGCGGGAAGATTGTGGCGCGGAGCTGAGCGATGTCGGGCAGGACTACATCCGCCGGATCGTAGCGGCGGCGGCGCGGATGGATCGCGTGATTCAGGACGTGCTGGTGTTCAGCCGGATCGCGCGCACGGATCTGGCGTTGGAACCGATCGCGTTGGAGGAGTTTGTGCCGAGTCTGCTGGAGGGTTATCCGGCGTTTCACGAGGCGAAGGCGGACATCGCGATCGAAGGGCATCTGCCGACGGTGATGGCGAACGCCGCGGCACTGACGCAATGCCTGTCGAACTTGATCGGCAACGCGACGAAGTTTGTGGCGCCGGGCGTGCGGCCGCAGGTGGTGATCTCGGGGCGGGTGGAGAACGGTCGGGCGTTTGTGGCGGTGCGGGATAACGGCATCGGAATTCCCGCGAGCGGGCATGAGTCGATCTTCGGCGTGTTTTCGCGTCTGGCTTCCGGTTACGAAGGCACGGGAATCGGGCTGGCGATCGTGCGCAAGGCCGTGGAGCGAATGGGGGGCGCGATCCACGTCGAGTCGGAGGTGGGGCGAGGAAGCACGTTTACTTTCGAACTGGCAGCGGCGACGCCGGCATGA